A window of Oncorhynchus kisutch isolate 150728-3 linkage group LG10, Okis_V2, whole genome shotgun sequence contains these coding sequences:
- the LOC109898487 gene encoding UBA-like domain-containing protein 1: MDDLKHQVMINQFVLTAGCAADQAKQLLQAAHWQFETALSAFFQETNIPYSHHHQMMHTPANTPATPPNFPDALAMFSRLKASESFNASSPIASMATSPPQVNWAMGPSAPGQTQQGLWTSGQMPSQVPPPGWPQAVTQQASSEQASVTMEAER; the protein is encoded by the exons ATGGATGATCTAAAGCACCAAGTTATGATAAATCAGTTCGTCCTGACTGCTGGATGCGCGGCAGACCAAGCGAAACAGCTTCTACAAGCGGCACATTGGCAGTTCGAG ACTGCATTAAGTGCCTTTTTTCAAGAAACCAATATTCCATACAGTCACCATCATCAAATG ATGCACACTCCAGCCAACACACCAGCAACACCTCCCAACTTCCCAGACGCACTGGCCATGTTCTCCCGCCTCAAGGCCTCAGAGAGCTTCAATGCCAGCAGTCCCATAGCCTCCATGGCGACCTCTCCTCCTCAGGTCAACTGGGCCATGGGCCCTTCTGCCCCAGGTCAGACCCAGCAGGGCCTGTGGACTTCTGGGCAGATGCCCTCTCAGGTGCCTCCCCCTGGGTGGCCCCAAGCCGTCACACAGCAGGCCTCCAGTGAACAGGCCAGCGTCACCATGGAGGCAGAGAGATGA